CAACTACTTTTTAAAACAAAAGCCAATTCATTAATATTTATAGATGAGCCAGAGTTATCTCTACACGTAAGTTGGCAAAGGCAGTTTCTTTCCGATATCAGTAAAATATCAAAATTGGCTAATCTAGACTTTTTGATTGCAACTCACTCACCAACAATCATTAGCGATAGGCGTGATTTAATGGTCAAACTTGCTGATGATGAGGAAGATAAATAATGGAATATACTGGTGATATGTTAGCGAATGAGATAATTCTCACAAGAGACATTTGGAAGGGAAGTGTATTGATCACAGAAGGGACAAAGGATATAAAGATTTTTAGAAAGTTTTTACATTCGTCCGATATACCAGTATTTCCAGCTTGGGGAAAACAAAATCTTTTTGATGCCGTAGATATATTGAATAGTGCAAAAGAAAGAAAAATTCTTGCAATTATCGATGCAGATTTTAATAATTGCACAGGTAAAAAGATTAATACAAATACTAATATTTTACAAACAGATTGTCATGATGTTGAGATGATGATAATAAAATCGAGTTCATTCGATCACTTCATGAAAGAATTTGTTTCTGAGGATAAGGCCGAAAGGATGTGTATAAGAAATGGAAAAAATGACGTAAGAGAATTATTGTTTGATTTGGCAAAAGTAGTTGGTGTGTTGCGTTTAATGTCTGTGATAGAAGATTTGCGATTGAAATTTGAAGATCTTGAATTTGACAGGATTATAGATAAAAAGAATTTATTATTTAATGTTGAAACTTTTGTGAGAAGCGTACTATCTCAATCAAAGAACCCTTACTTAAAAGTAGAGATAATTATAAAAAAATTATTGAAGGAGTTAAAAAATCAAAAGTATGATCCATATCAAATATGTTGTGGTCATGACTTTATTGCAATATTGTCAATCAGCCTTCGGTCAGCAATAGGTAGCAAACAACATGCTGCTGTTGAAACCGAACAACTAGAAAGTGTACTACGTTTAGCATATGATTTTGAAGAATTTAAAAAAACAAAATTATATTCTTGTGCAAAAAAATGGGAAATCGAAAATACATGTGATCTTTTCAAAACTTAAATCATCTTTTTATCTTTTATCTTACTCAACTATAGTATTCTATATTAGTCTGGTAGCCGCAGGCTTTAGCCTGCGTAATAAATCGGAAAACGCGGGCTGAAGCCCGCGCCTACCAACGCTTCTTGTCAGGCAAGAGTGCCCAACCTCCAATCGGGTTCGATAAATCGAACCCCTACTTCACCCTAATCAAGAAATAATTCTTCTTGCCGGTGCGGAGAATCATCGTCGCAGTTGCAATCAAATCCTCACTCGTCACTTTCTTCGCTACATCGCTCACCCGGTGATTATTCAAATAACAACCGCCAGACGTAATCGCGCGCCGGGCTTCCCCTTTCGATGGGTACGCCCCCGCCTCCACCGCGAGATCGATGATCGAGAGTCCCTCATCCAGCCGCGAACGCGCCAACGTGAATGCCGGCACATCGGCAAAAATCCCGGCGAGATCGTCGTCGTTTAATCCTGCGATGGGTTTTCCGAACAGCACATCGGTTGCGAGTTGCGCCTTCTGGAGCCCCTCCTCGCCATGCACGGTGCGGGTCACTTCCGTCGCGAGTCGAATCTGTCCATACCGCTTCTCCGGCGCGGCAAGATGTTCGGCAACGATCTCATCGATCTCTTCCACCGAGAGGAACGTAAACATCTTCATCATCCGGCCAACGTCGGCATCGGGTACTTGAATCCAGTACTGATAGAAGTGGTAGGGACTCGTCTGCTTGGGATCGAGCCATACCGAACCGCCGCCGGTCGATTTCCCGAGCTTCTCCCCTTCCGACGTCAATAACAACGGAAACGTGATGCCATACGCCTCCACACCGCGCATCCGGCGAATCAAATCGGTGCCGGCAGTGATATTGCCCCATTGATCGTCGGCGCCGCATTGCAATTGACATTTCTCATGATCGTAGAGATGGAGAAAATCATATGCCTGCAACAGCATGTAACTGAATTCGGTGTATGAGAGCCCTTGCTCGCGGTCGTCCAGCCGCATCTTCACCGATTTTTTTTGCAGCATGTAATTGATAGTGAAATTCTTACCGACGTCGCGTAGCCAATCGATGTAGGAAAATTTACTCGTCCAGTCGTAATTGTTGACGATGATCGCGGCATTCGGCCCCTCGAAAGAGAAGAATCGCTCGAACTGGGTGCGGATACTGGCAAGATTTTCTGCAACTTTGTCAAGGGTGAGTAATACCCGCTCGCTCGTCCGTCCCGAGGGATCGCCAATCATGCCGGTCGCGCCGCCGACCAGAATCACCGGACGGTTGCCGCAACGCTGCAAGTGCGCCATGGCGCAAATCGGAACCATGTTACCAATGTGCATACTGGTTGCCGTGGGATCGAAGCCGACATAGAACGAAACCGGCGGCTTCGTAAACAATTCCCGGATCGCCGTTTCATTCGTCACTTGCGAAACGAAACCGCGCGCCTGCAACTCCTCAAATCCTGTTCGCGTACTCATTTTCTCGACCTACTTTCGGTTATCGGATAGCAAAATAGGGTATTGTGGGTGGGAACACAACGTCGGGTAGGGGCGGACTCCCACGTTCGCCCGAAAATTTGCTTCAGGTATGTCGCGGCTACACAAAAAACAGGGGCGTATGGTTACGCCCCTGTTTTATGTTGATGTCGTCAGACAAGAATGTCCGACCTACGGAATACAAAACCTACTTCACTGGCACCAACGGTCGGGGAATGATCGGTGGCGGTGGCGCAAACTTTCGCGGCTCCTTCGCAATCTTATTGTTCAAGTAATCGATGGCATAGTCGAGCTGCTCATCTTTCCCATCAAGGAAACCAGTTGGGTCAAGGTCGAGTAGAACATCGGGATCAACGCCGTGTCCTTCCACCACCCATTTATCACCTTTCGGTGTCCAGTAGCCA
This is a stretch of genomic DNA from bacterium. It encodes these proteins:
- a CDS encoding ATP-binding protein is translated as VRIELFKNIINSRFLYKSFEIDKDKGFIIRSNHEASCVPPSKLSSGEQHELVLAYQLLFKTKANSLIFIDEPELSLHVSWQRQFLSDISKISKLANLDFLIATHSPTIISDRRDLMVKLADDEEDK
- a CDS encoding DUF4435 domain-containing protein encodes the protein MEYTGDMLANEIILTRDIWKGSVLITEGTKDIKIFRKFLHSSDIPVFPAWGKQNLFDAVDILNSAKERKILAIIDADFNNCTGKKINTNTNILQTDCHDVEMMIIKSSSFDHFMKEFVSEDKAERMCIRNGKNDVRELLFDLAKVVGVLRLMSVIEDLRLKFEDLEFDRIIDKKNLLFNVETFVRSVLSQSKNPYLKVEIIIKKLLKELKNQKYDPYQICCGHDFIAILSISLRSAIGSKQHAAVETEQLESVLRLAYDFEEFKKTKLYSCAKKWEIENTCDLFKT
- the tyrS gene encoding tyrosine--tRNA ligase, encoding MSTRTGFEELQARGFVSQVTNETAIRELFTKPPVSFYVGFDPTATSMHIGNMVPICAMAHLQRCGNRPVILVGGATGMIGDPSGRTSERVLLTLDKVAENLASIRTQFERFFSFEGPNAAIIVNNYDWTSKFSYIDWLRDVGKNFTINYMLQKKSVKMRLDDREQGLSYTEFSYMLLQAYDFLHLYDHEKCQLQCGADDQWGNITAGTDLIRRMRGVEAYGITFPLLLTSEGEKLGKSTGGGSVWLDPKQTSPYHFYQYWIQVPDADVGRMMKMFTFLSVEEIDEIVAEHLAAPEKRYGQIRLATEVTRTVHGEEGLQKAQLATDVLFGKPIAGLNDDDLAGIFADVPAFTLARSRLDEGLSIIDLAVEAGAYPSKGEARRAITSGGCYLNNHRVSDVAKKVTSEDLIATATMILRTGKKNYFLIRVK